The DNA sequence CGGCTCATTGAGATTATTGAGGGCAAAGCGGCGGAGAAAGAGGTCATACTTTCGGAAACAACCTTGCTTGTCAGGGCTACATCATAGGGAAGGATATGGAGATAACGTTTGTAAATGTTGGGTATGGAGATGCCATACTGCTTAGGAACAATGGGCATGCCGCTTTAATTGATGGTGGAAGTTCTTTGGAGGAAGAGTATGCGACAGGGGCGAATCGAATTCGTCTATTTGATTACCTGAAAAAGAATAATATAGGGAAGTTGGATTTCGTTATTCTTACCCATATTCATGAGGATCATGTCTGTGGAGTGACGGATATTCTTAAAGCCGTTGAGGTTGATATGGTCTATGTCCCGTACCTGCCCTCGATTGCAGGGAAGGAAACCATCTCCCTTGTTTCTGAGAAAAGGAGGAACATCGTACTGTATACAAGGGCTCTGAATGCCTTCAAGGAGATACTTGCCTCATCGGTAGAAAAGCGAGTGATCGCCAGCGGCGATTTTATAGAATTTCAGGGGGCCGTGCTTAGGGTCCTTGAACCGTCACGGGCTTCCCTGGCGGCCTATTCTGCGAAAGTTGAGCAGGTGTTTCGAGAGAACTCCGATGCTGTCCTTGATAAGCTCATCGAGCTTGACGAACGTTCCAACGCCTATAGCTTGGTCATCGGGATAGCGTACAAAGATAAAGGTGTTTTGCTTGCCGCGGATAACTGTCCTTCGAATTGGAGGAAGGAAACATTGCTTTTTGCTAAAAATGGGAACGTTCTCAAATTGCCTCATCATGGCCAGGAGGACAGTATTGATGAGACCCTTATAGAATATCTGACCGGTGGTCTGATCGTTACCTGTTCTTCCTCGGATAAACGAAACAATAGTGCCAACCGGAGTGTCTAC is a window from the Sediminispirochaeta bajacaliforniensis DSM 16054 genome containing:
- a CDS encoding ComEC/Rec2 family competence protein, which produces MEITFVNVGYGDAILLRNNGHAALIDGGSSLEEEYATGANRIRLFDYLKKNNIGKLDFVILTHIHEDHVCGVTDILKAVEVDMVYVPYLPSIAGKETISLVSEKRRNIVLYTRALNAFKEILASSVEKRVIASGDFIEFQGAVLRVLEPSRASLAAYSAKVEQVFRENSDAVLDKLIELDERSNAYSLVIGIAYKDKGVLLAADNCPSNWRKETLLFAKNGNVLKLPHHGQEDSIDETLIEYLTGGLIVTCSSSDKRNNSANRSVYDRLSDSGKKFRFLFTDEVSYTPYFAVDAGFQAILLGLDDREISVRFDWSKTEQGDDV